A window of Prolixibacter sp. SD074 contains these coding sequences:
- a CDS encoding NAD-dependent epimerase/dehydratase family protein — MPTILVTGANGLLATHIIIELLENGYHVKGLLRNRAKFQYPGHPNLELIESDITDFPSVKNALAGCGSVIHVAALTAQNFLRYDVYEKVNVQASEKLVKLAIDAKIKRFVYVSSANAFGYGSKENPGDETTSMKAPFTSSLYARSKQEAQMRVLSYRDQMEVVVINPTFMLGAYDGKPSSGQIIFMGYLKPVIFYPPGGKNFVHVADVAKGTVLALENGTAGESYLMANENLSYREFFRQLAVVTERNPMLIPVPGFILLAAGYIGDLLRFIGYPVSFSSVNMRSLCVHNYYNNEKAGQQLGMTFRPVKQAIAEAIDWFRSKGMLS, encoded by the coding sequence ATGCCAACCATATTAGTCACTGGCGCCAATGGATTATTGGCCACGCACATTATCATTGAATTACTTGAAAACGGCTACCACGTAAAAGGCTTGTTGCGTAACCGCGCGAAGTTCCAATATCCCGGTCATCCAAACCTCGAACTCATCGAAAGCGATATCACCGACTTCCCTTCCGTCAAAAATGCTTTAGCAGGATGCGGGTCAGTCATTCATGTGGCAGCCCTAACGGCCCAGAACTTTCTCCGTTACGATGTTTATGAAAAAGTAAATGTTCAGGCTTCCGAAAAGCTCGTCAAGCTGGCCATCGATGCAAAGATCAAACGTTTCGTTTACGTCAGTTCGGCCAATGCGTTTGGTTACGGGAGCAAGGAAAATCCCGGAGACGAGACAACCTCCATGAAAGCGCCGTTTACCTCCTCTCTTTATGCCCGCAGCAAACAGGAAGCGCAGATGCGGGTTTTATCCTACCGGGATCAAATGGAAGTTGTGGTCATCAACCCGACCTTTATGCTGGGGGCCTACGACGGGAAACCCAGCTCCGGACAAATCATTTTCATGGGGTACCTTAAACCGGTTATTTTCTATCCGCCGGGAGGGAAAAACTTCGTGCATGTAGCAGACGTGGCAAAAGGAACGGTGCTGGCACTGGAAAACGGGACCGCAGGTGAATCGTACCTCATGGCCAATGAAAACCTCTCCTACCGCGAATTCTTTCGTCAACTGGCCGTGGTCACCGAACGCAACCCCATGCTGATACCAGTTCCCGGGTTCATTTTATTGGCAGCGGGATACATTGGCGATCTGCTTCGCTTTATCGGCTATCCCGTCAGTTTCTCGTCGGTCAACATGCGAAGCCTGTGCGTGCACAACTACTACAACAATGAGAAAGCGGGACAACAACTGGGCATGACCTTCCGTCCCGTAAAACAAGCCATTGCCGAAGCGATTGACTGGTTCCGGAGCAAAGGCATGCTCAGTTAA
- a CDS encoding helix-turn-helix domain-containing protein gives MACDATVLAEAKMCSGNYVMAVNDTINVINGKWKLPIIGSLLYGKKRFKELERDIEKITPRMLSKELKDLEMNSIVKRTVHNTTPVTVEYELTESGQRFKAVLDVMVEWGIEHRRNVKSEIMGGK, from the coding sequence ATGGCATGTGATGCAACCGTATTGGCCGAAGCGAAGATGTGTTCCGGCAATTATGTGATGGCGGTGAACGACACGATAAACGTGATTAACGGTAAGTGGAAATTACCAATTATTGGTTCCTTGCTTTATGGTAAAAAGCGTTTTAAGGAACTGGAGCGGGATATTGAGAAAATTACGCCCCGTATGCTCTCGAAGGAATTAAAAGACCTGGAGATGAACAGCATTGTGAAACGGACGGTGCATAATACCACCCCGGTAACCGTGGAATATGAGTTGACTGAGTCGGGCCAGCGCTTCAAAGCGGTGCTGGATGTGATGGTGGAGTGGGGGATTGAACACCGCAGGAATGTGAAGAGTGAGATAATGGGGGGCAAATAA
- a CDS encoding cold-shock protein, translated as MNKGTVKFFNESKGFGFIKDENSSKEYFVHSSGLIDQIREDDEVTFELQEGKKGLNAVNVKLA; from the coding sequence ATGAACAAAGGGACAGTAAAATTTTTTAATGAATCAAAAGGATTTGGTTTCATTAAAGACGAAAATTCATCAAAAGAATATTTCGTACATTCATCCGGATTAATCGACCAGATTCGTGAGGATGATGAAGTAACGTTTGAATTGCAGGAGGGCAAAAAAGGTTTAAATGCAGTCAATGTAAAACTAGCATAG
- a CDS encoding type 1 glutamine amidotransferase: MKPIRIHYLQHVSFEGVGCIGQWVARNQHTLTVTRFFANDELPSLSDFDMLIIMGGPMGIYDDGKYPWLTKEKEFIQRAIEARKTVLGICLGSQFIAHAMGANVYPNSEKEIGWFNISLTKDGGRSKLLSDFEETFPVFHWHGDTFELPAGAQHLFQSEGCKNQGFIRDNVLGLQFHFEVTPESLNEMVKHGQEELTDGKYIQSAKEILAHQQLILRNNDLMFTILDRITRHIN; encoded by the coding sequence ATGAAACCGATTCGCATTCACTACCTGCAACACGTTTCCTTCGAAGGGGTGGGTTGTATCGGACAATGGGTAGCCCGAAACCAACATACGCTAACCGTTACCCGTTTTTTCGCGAACGATGAACTCCCCTCCCTTTCCGATTTCGATATGCTCATCATCATGGGAGGCCCCATGGGAATTTACGATGACGGGAAATATCCGTGGCTAACCAAAGAGAAGGAGTTTATACAACGAGCCATAGAGGCCAGGAAAACAGTTTTAGGCATTTGTTTGGGCTCACAGTTTATTGCCCATGCTATGGGGGCCAATGTCTATCCGAATAGCGAAAAGGAGATTGGATGGTTTAATATTTCGCTAACAAAGGATGGCGGTCGGAGTAAACTTCTCAGCGATTTTGAAGAAACCTTCCCGGTATTCCACTGGCATGGCGACACGTTTGAGCTACCCGCAGGGGCGCAACATCTTTTTCAATCGGAAGGCTGTAAAAACCAGGGGTTCATCCGTGATAATGTTTTAGGACTGCAATTTCATTTCGAAGTAACACCGGAAAGCCTAAACGAAATGGTGAAACACGGACAAGAAGAATTGACTGACGGAAAGTATATCCAAAGTGCAAAAGAAATTCTGGCTCACCAGCAGCTCATTCTCCGAAATAATGATTTGATGTTTACCATTCTTGACAGAATAACGCGGCATATCAACTAA
- a CDS encoding SDR family oxidoreductase, which yields MTRETGGSFALLTGASQGLGKHMALELARRQFNTILVALPNEDIQSIAKQCRAFGVKAYYYETDLTKKEDLLALTHWINENFNISILINNAGLGGTESFHETDVDYVDHIIQLNIRATAMITHQLLPNMMQQKQAYILNVSSMAAFCPMAYKVIYSASKRFIQHFSLSLHQELKHSNVFVSIVHPGPMKTNNHVTQRIKQQGVLGKIGLLSPEKVARKSIHQLLKKKSFILLGWSNRLSWLFMRFVPTWIKFPILNRAFRRESKFQME from the coding sequence ATGACAAGAGAAACGGGCGGATCGTTTGCCCTTTTGACCGGCGCCAGCCAGGGCTTGGGCAAACACATGGCTTTAGAGCTGGCCAGGAGACAATTCAATACCATCCTGGTAGCCCTACCCAACGAAGACATCCAAAGCATTGCCAAACAGTGCAGGGCTTTTGGGGTAAAAGCATATTATTACGAAACAGACCTGACGAAAAAGGAAGACCTTTTGGCGCTCACACACTGGATCAATGAGAATTTCAACATCAGTATTCTCATCAACAATGCCGGCTTAGGCGGAACAGAAAGTTTCCATGAAACCGATGTCGATTATGTCGACCACATCATCCAGCTGAATATCCGGGCCACTGCCATGATTACACACCAATTGCTCCCCAATATGATGCAGCAAAAGCAAGCCTACATCCTCAACGTTTCCAGCATGGCTGCGTTTTGTCCAATGGCCTACAAAGTGATATACTCAGCATCCAAACGTTTCATCCAGCACTTTTCCCTCAGTTTGCACCAGGAACTAAAACACAGCAACGTGTTTGTCAGTATCGTTCACCCGGGCCCCATGAAAACCAACAATCACGTCACACAACGTATTAAACAACAGGGAGTATTGGGAAAAATAGGCCTGCTTTCGCCGGAAAAAGTAGCCAGAAAAAGTATTCATCAACTATTGAAAAAGAAATCGTTTATCCTGTTGGGCTGGAGTAATCGTCTGAGCTGGCTTTTCATGCGTTTTGTCCCGACCTGGATTAAATTTCCCATCCTGAACCGGGCTTTCCGCCGCGAATCAAAATTTCAAATGGAATAA
- a CDS encoding potassium transporter TrkG: protein MLIDVPVSLVYGGTDVYAIGRSFLITLASGGVMVLATHRNQMKEPGLRDSFLVVVLVWIFISLFGTLPYLLSHSIPRFVDAFFETVSGFTTTGSSILVILSIYPFAFIYFLTFLIGSIIMMGTGLDYKPAFSSVITTLGGIGPVLGKVGPANNFSGITDFGKYYLSFNMIMGRLEILSVLAIFTPSFYKT, encoded by the coding sequence ATGCTCATTGATGTCCCCGTCTCTCTTGTGTATGGAGGGACCGATGTTTATGCTATTGGTCGGTCATTCCTGATTACGCTGGCATCGGGCGGGGTGATGGTGTTGGCCACGCATCGCAACCAGATGAAGGAGCCTGGTTTAAGAGACAGTTTCCTGGTGGTGGTACTGGTTTGGATTTTCATTTCGCTGTTTGGGACTTTGCCGTACCTGCTCAGTCATTCCATCCCACGTTTTGTCGATGCATTCTTTGAAACGGTGTCCGGATTTACGACCACAGGTTCGTCCATCCTGGTCATCTTGAGTATTTACCCGTTTGCCTTCATTTATTTCCTGACCTTCCTGATTGGTTCCATTATCATGATGGGTACCGGCCTCGATTACAAACCGGCATTCAGTAGCGTGATTACCACGCTGGGCGGAATAGGTCCGGTATTAGGGAAAGTAGGACCCGCTAATAACTTTTCCGGGATAACCGATTTTGGCAAGTATTATCTTTCGTTTAACATGATCATGGGGCGTCTGGAGATTCTGTCGGTGTTGGCCATTTTCACACCCTCATTCTACAAAACCTGA
- a CDS encoding GH92 family glycosyl hydrolase: MKKILLLPMLLAGIALTLKGQPPTEQLTSFVDPFIGTEGAGNVFPGASLPFGMVKPGPDCGNKSSNSGYVPGAVIHGFSHVHVSGTGGGPKYGNVLVMPFTGPFHPEKIQSQPANEQASPGYFAVDLTDYDIKAEMTVSRRVGFHRYTFGDNKERGILIDAGSMLGEHHCCGEAQRLIGSEIKVVSDTLIQGYTRVRGGWNKGGEYTVFFSAVFDTPAKSYGTWKGNVASPEKASEYDSGKKTGAWFFFGNGSKKAIQVKVGISFISSGKALANLQQEVPGWNFDKVHQDAVQTWNNVLNTIHVEGASNDMKKVFYTAMYHAMLMPVDRTGENPKWHSDEPYYDDFYAIWDTFRATNPLLTLIQPDRERDIVRSLIDIYRYEGYMPDSRSGNQTGRTQGGSNCDMVVADAFLKDLKGIDYQTGYEAMVKDAEIPPGGNQQTDGRGGINEYIKLNYVPAEYEPDGKSPTLHTPKLYDRAGTRTVEYSANDWAIAQVAKGLGKEADYEKYRKRATNWANLWRRQVTDSGVSGFIWPKRRDGSWVEDFPTTKAGSWGNFFYEANSWEYSFYVPQDARALIDSCGGPETFVKRLDTFFTGPNYRVDNEPGFFTPCLYTYAGYQYKSSDRVRDIILKHYTSARDGIPGNDDSGSMSAWLVFNTVGFYPNAGQDVYLITAPHFQRAVLDLGGGKQLEVIASNLSETNRYIQSATLNGQPLNRAWFRHSEIANGAKLRFVMGPKPSDFGREHLPPSLSAHE, translated from the coding sequence ATGAAAAAAATCTTGCTTCTCCCGATGCTTCTTGCCGGCATCGCATTGACCTTAAAAGGACAACCACCAACTGAACAACTTACTTCATTTGTCGATCCGTTTATTGGTACGGAAGGTGCCGGTAATGTTTTTCCGGGCGCTTCACTTCCTTTCGGGATGGTGAAACCGGGGCCCGATTGCGGTAATAAAAGTTCCAACTCCGGGTATGTTCCCGGAGCGGTGATTCACGGTTTCAGCCATGTTCACGTCAGTGGGACCGGCGGTGGCCCGAAATACGGGAATGTGCTGGTGATGCCTTTCACCGGGCCGTTTCACCCAGAAAAGATACAATCACAACCAGCCAATGAACAGGCCAGCCCGGGCTACTTTGCCGTCGACCTGACCGATTACGACATCAAGGCCGAAATGACCGTCAGCCGGCGGGTTGGTTTTCACCGGTACACGTTCGGTGATAATAAAGAGCGGGGCATTCTCATCGATGCCGGGAGTATGCTGGGTGAACATCATTGTTGCGGTGAGGCACAACGGCTCATCGGCTCGGAAATCAAGGTTGTTTCCGACACGCTGATTCAAGGTTACACGCGCGTGAGAGGCGGATGGAATAAGGGAGGCGAATACACCGTTTTCTTCTCTGCCGTTTTCGATACGCCAGCCAAATCATACGGGACATGGAAAGGAAACGTGGCTTCACCCGAAAAAGCGTCGGAATACGACAGCGGCAAAAAGACCGGCGCCTGGTTCTTCTTCGGGAATGGAAGTAAAAAAGCCATCCAGGTAAAAGTGGGCATTTCGTTCATCAGCAGCGGGAAAGCATTGGCCAACCTTCAGCAGGAAGTCCCGGGATGGAATTTTGATAAAGTACATCAGGATGCTGTTCAAACATGGAACAATGTTTTGAATACGATTCATGTGGAAGGCGCTTCGAATGATATGAAGAAAGTGTTCTATACCGCCATGTATCACGCCATGCTGATGCCGGTGGACCGGACCGGGGAGAATCCGAAATGGCACTCTGATGAGCCGTATTACGACGATTTCTACGCCATTTGGGATACCTTCCGGGCAACCAATCCGTTGCTGACACTCATTCAACCCGACCGGGAAAGAGATATTGTCCGTTCGCTGATTGACATATACCGCTACGAAGGCTACATGCCCGATTCGCGCAGCGGCAACCAGACCGGGCGCACCCAGGGAGGCAGCAACTGCGACATGGTGGTAGCCGACGCTTTCCTGAAAGACTTGAAAGGCATTGATTACCAAACAGGATACGAAGCGATGGTAAAAGACGCGGAGATTCCGCCGGGTGGCAACCAGCAAACCGACGGACGAGGCGGCATCAACGAATACATCAAGCTGAACTATGTACCGGCAGAATATGAACCGGACGGAAAATCGCCGACACTGCACACCCCAAAACTATACGACCGGGCCGGAACACGTACCGTGGAGTATTCGGCGAACGATTGGGCCATTGCACAAGTAGCGAAAGGTCTCGGCAAAGAAGCGGACTATGAAAAGTACCGCAAACGGGCAACCAACTGGGCCAACTTATGGCGGCGGCAGGTAACTGACAGCGGTGTAAGCGGATTCATCTGGCCCAAGCGAAGAGATGGTTCGTGGGTCGAAGATTTCCCGACCACAAAAGCCGGCAGCTGGGGCAACTTCTTTTACGAGGCCAATTCGTGGGAGTATTCCTTCTATGTGCCACAAGACGCACGGGCATTGATTGACAGTTGCGGTGGCCCGGAAACCTTTGTGAAAAGGCTGGATACCTTTTTTACGGGACCGAACTACCGGGTCGACAATGAACCGGGCTTCTTCACTCCTTGCCTGTACACTTATGCGGGTTATCAATACAAAAGCAGCGACCGCGTTCGCGATATCATCCTAAAGCACTACACCTCGGCAAGAGATGGCATTCCGGGCAACGACGATTCGGGATCGATGTCAGCATGGCTGGTATTCAACACCGTAGGATTCTATCCCAATGCCGGACAGGATGTCTATCTCATCACTGCTCCACATTTTCAGCGGGCCGTACTGGATCTAGGCGGCGGAAAACAATTGGAAGTAATCGCATCGAACCTTTCTGAAACAAACCGGTACATTCAGTCGGCCACATTAAATGGCCAACCATTGAACAGGGCCTGGTTCCGCCACAGCGAAATTGCGAACGGGGCAAAACTCCGGTTCGTGATGGGCCCGAAACCTTCGGATTTTGGAAGAGAGCATTTACCTCCTTCCCTTTCCGCTCACGAATAG
- a CDS encoding phosphoenolpyruvate carboxylase has protein sequence MKTVFTEVRDALGRPYEDLDFLLTCFREVLEESGKQAIVPYIPWISSDEQPPEDVLLSNDYIHMLSMSFQLVNLVEVNGAVQSRRAKEDRDMSTVNGLWSANFKLLKEKGITEEQILEVLPGVLVEPVLTAHPTEAKRTVVLQEYRRLYLLLVQRENKMYTHIEREDIRDEIKQSLHRLWNIDEIYIEKPRLESELDNILHYLTNVFSDVVVFLDKRLRQAWRESGFDVAKLNNTDLFPGLSFGNWVGGDRDGHPLVTPGITRMTLNKLRIHAFVIVKKELLALAQKLSIYISLHGAGEVFATRLGQLVSDLGASGEKVLKENQNEIFKAYVMLLLHKLPIDVTQEYNMALEDAENRYRHSEQLVADLNILSQELENYGIPEVAHVDVGRCKRLLTIFGFHLAQLDIRQNSQFHEKALGQLVAASLGANTEGLALSSQTEKRKFLDAELKMNRPFLLEHSGTGSEARNVIETLQVVQDHISRYSRRSIGKLIISMTRNAEDLLTVYLFMREAGLTIQYNNALAAKLPVAPLFETIDDLKASPQILDDYLSHPVVKNSLELQRERTKAKVLYQDVMVGYSDSNKDGGILASSWFLNEAQRHLTEVGKKHGVIVRFFHGKGGSISRGSGPLHWFIKTLPHGSINGQFRVTEQGETIERKYANLVNAAYNLELMLASVTAQTALHKYLPAGNGDVAGLFRKLGERGQYYYRELISGPDFIQFFSQATPIDVIESSKIGSRPARRTGKRSIEDLRAIPWVFSWAQSRFNITSWYGVGSTLKEMQAGDNKAYAKLRELVKYDPFVRYVITNLDSSLAATDERIMAKYAALVEDADVRGRMMAKMVAELELTRNMLADLLKIPINKRRKNHYYSTMLRAEALAHLHEAQIELLRKWRAAKKDNLPDEDQYLFALLQCVNAIANALGTTG, from the coding sequence ATGAAAACCGTATTCACCGAAGTAAGGGATGCACTGGGAAGGCCGTATGAGGATTTGGATTTTTTACTGACTTGCTTTCGCGAAGTGCTCGAAGAGAGCGGCAAGCAGGCCATTGTTCCTTATATTCCCTGGATTAGTTCCGACGAACAGCCACCCGAAGATGTATTACTGAGCAACGATTACATTCACATGCTTTCGATGAGTTTCCAGCTGGTAAACCTGGTGGAAGTGAATGGCGCGGTACAAAGCCGGCGCGCGAAGGAAGACCGGGATATGAGTACGGTAAACGGACTTTGGTCGGCGAACTTCAAATTGCTAAAAGAGAAAGGTATCACCGAAGAGCAAATCCTGGAAGTTTTGCCCGGTGTGCTGGTCGAGCCTGTTCTGACAGCGCATCCTACAGAGGCCAAACGAACGGTGGTGTTGCAGGAGTACCGAAGACTTTACCTGTTACTGGTTCAACGCGAGAATAAAATGTACACCCACATCGAGCGGGAAGACATCCGGGATGAGATTAAGCAGAGCCTGCACCGCTTGTGGAACATCGACGAGATTTACATTGAAAAGCCCCGGCTGGAGTCGGAGCTTGACAATATTTTGCACTACCTCACCAACGTATTTTCCGATGTGGTGGTTTTCCTCGATAAACGGTTACGACAAGCCTGGCGCGAGTCGGGGTTTGATGTCGCCAAGTTGAATAACACCGATCTTTTTCCTGGATTGTCGTTCGGAAACTGGGTTGGGGGCGATCGCGACGGCCATCCGCTGGTGACGCCCGGCATTACCCGGATGACGCTGAATAAGCTTCGCATTCATGCTTTTGTGATTGTGAAGAAGGAGCTGCTGGCATTGGCGCAAAAGCTGAGTATTTATATCAGTCTGCACGGGGCAGGCGAAGTGTTTGCCACACGGTTAGGGCAGTTGGTTTCAGATTTGGGGGCGTCAGGAGAAAAGGTGCTGAAGGAAAATCAAAACGAAATATTCAAAGCATACGTCATGTTGTTGCTGCACAAGTTGCCCATCGATGTAACGCAGGAATACAACATGGCGCTGGAAGACGCGGAGAACCGTTACCGTCACTCCGAACAGCTGGTAGCCGACTTAAATATCCTGTCACAGGAGCTGGAAAATTATGGAATACCTGAAGTGGCTCATGTCGATGTGGGGCGTTGCAAACGACTGTTGACCATTTTTGGTTTTCACCTGGCACAGCTCGATATTCGTCAGAACAGCCAGTTTCATGAGAAAGCGCTGGGTCAGTTGGTTGCTGCATCGTTGGGGGCAAATACGGAGGGCCTGGCCCTTTCATCGCAAACGGAGAAACGTAAATTTCTGGATGCCGAGCTGAAGATGAACCGGCCCTTCCTGCTGGAGCATTCCGGAACCGGCAGCGAAGCGCGCAACGTGATTGAGACGCTCCAGGTGGTGCAGGACCACATCAGCCGGTACAGCCGGCGTTCCATCGGGAAACTCATTATTAGTATGACGCGCAATGCCGAAGACCTGTTGACCGTATACCTGTTTATGCGCGAAGCCGGCCTTACCATACAATACAACAATGCCCTGGCGGCGAAGCTGCCGGTAGCGCCGCTTTTCGAAACCATTGACGACCTGAAGGCCAGCCCACAGATTCTGGATGATTACCTAAGCCATCCGGTGGTGAAGAACAGTCTGGAATTGCAGCGCGAACGTACCAAAGCTAAAGTCCTTTACCAGGATGTGATGGTTGGGTACAGCGACAGCAACAAGGACGGCGGTATCCTGGCCAGCTCGTGGTTTCTGAACGAAGCGCAGCGCCACCTCACCGAAGTGGGGAAGAAGCACGGTGTTATCGTCCGGTTCTTTCACGGAAAGGGAGGAAGTATCAGCCGTGGTTCCGGGCCATTACACTGGTTCATCAAAACATTGCCGCATGGTTCCATCAACGGACAATTCCGGGTAACCGAACAGGGCGAAACCATCGAGCGAAAGTATGCCAACCTGGTGAATGCTGCCTACAATCTCGAGTTGATGCTGGCCAGTGTCACTGCACAAACGGCGCTGCACAAATACCTTCCTGCCGGGAATGGCGATGTGGCCGGTTTGTTTCGTAAGCTGGGAGAGCGGGGACAGTATTACTACCGTGAATTGATTTCGGGCCCCGATTTTATACAATTCTTCTCCCAGGCTACGCCTATCGACGTGATCGAGTCGAGCAAGATTGGCTCGCGGCCCGCCCGGCGCACCGGTAAGCGCTCCATCGAAGATTTACGGGCCATCCCGTGGGTATTCAGCTGGGCGCAGTCGCGGTTTAACATCACCAGTTGGTATGGCGTGGGCTCGACATTGAAGGAGATGCAGGCCGGAGATAACAAAGCGTACGCGAAACTCCGCGAGTTGGTAAAATATGATCCGTTTGTACGCTATGTGATCACCAACCTCGACTCGAGCCTGGCAGCTACCGATGAACGTATCATGGCGAAATACGCTGCCCTTGTGGAAGATGCCGATGTCCGCGGACGGATGATGGCTAAAATGGTTGCTGAGTTGGAACTAACCCGAAACATGCTGGCCGATTTGTTGAAAATCCCAATTAACAAACGGCGTAAAAATCACTATTACTCGACCATGCTACGGGCCGAAGCATTGGCGCACCTCCATGAAGCACAGATTGAATTGCTACGTAAATGGCGTGCGGCAAAGAAAGATAACCTTCCGGACGAAGACCAGTACTTGTTTGCATTGCTGCAATGTGTGAACGCCATTGCCAATGCACTGGGAACGACGGGGTAA
- a CDS encoding NAD(P)H-dependent oxidoreductase encodes MNLIDNLKWRYATKKMNGKAVPEEKLQYILEAAQLAPSSSGLQPYSILVVSNKELKEKMKPVAGDQSQLTDASHVLVFAAWENYTEEKIKEVFNHTIKERGLPETTMDAYRERLWGMYSQMPEEWHFHHAAKQAYIAFGLAIAAAAEQKVDATPMEGFDAAAMDELLNLKEKGLRSVTILPLGYRDEDNDWLVNMKKVRTPKGRLFIELN; translated from the coding sequence ATGAATTTAATTGATAATTTAAAATGGCGCTATGCCACCAAAAAGATGAATGGCAAAGCGGTTCCCGAAGAAAAACTGCAATATATTCTGGAAGCCGCCCAGCTGGCGCCATCTTCCTCCGGGTTGCAACCCTACTCCATTTTGGTAGTTAGCAATAAAGAGCTGAAAGAGAAGATGAAACCGGTTGCCGGGGATCAAAGCCAGCTCACCGACGCATCGCACGTACTGGTTTTTGCCGCCTGGGAAAACTATACCGAAGAAAAAATCAAAGAGGTTTTTAACCACACAATTAAAGAACGGGGGTTGCCTGAGACAACAATGGACGCCTACCGGGAAAGACTGTGGGGCATGTACTCACAAATGCCGGAAGAGTGGCACTTTCACCACGCGGCCAAGCAGGCATACATTGCCTTTGGTTTGGCCATTGCCGCTGCTGCCGAACAAAAAGTAGATGCCACCCCAATGGAAGGTTTCGATGCTGCTGCCATGGATGAGTTGCTCAACCTGAAAGAAAAAGGACTGCGCAGTGTAACGATTCTGCCATTGGGCTACCGCGACGAAGACAACGACTGGTTGGTGAATATGAAAAAGGTCCGTACGCCGAAAGGCCGGTTATTCATCGAACTGAACTAA
- the lgt gene encoding prolipoprotein diacylglyceryl transferase — MNEFLFIHWNVNPEIFHLGPLSVRWYGLLFATGFLLGYYIMEKMLKFENANEKWLDSLFMYVIIATVVGARLGHVFFYGWDYYSQHPSEILKVWHGGLASHGGAIGILIAIWLYSRFVTKRSMLWTLDRLVVPVALVAVLIRTGNLMNSEIYGVQTSLPWGFIFERNGETVAKHPTQIYEALCYLATFVLLWRMYFHTVDKRNRPGFLLGVFFICIFTARFFIEFIKENQEPFEAHMLLNMGQLLSIPFVLAGIILVVRALKRPLKIYKN, encoded by the coding sequence ATGAATGAGTTCCTGTTTATCCATTGGAATGTAAACCCTGAGATTTTTCATCTGGGGCCTTTGTCGGTTCGTTGGTACGGACTTTTGTTTGCCACCGGCTTTCTGTTGGGTTATTACATCATGGAGAAGATGTTAAAGTTTGAAAACGCTAACGAAAAGTGGCTCGACAGTCTCTTTATGTACGTGATTATTGCCACGGTGGTTGGCGCACGGTTAGGACATGTTTTCTTTTATGGATGGGATTACTATTCGCAGCACCCCAGCGAGATTCTGAAGGTGTGGCACGGCGGTCTGGCCAGCCATGGCGGCGCTATCGGTATCCTGATTGCCATCTGGTTGTACTCCCGGTTCGTCACCAAACGCTCCATGCTTTGGACTTTGGATCGACTGGTGGTCCCGGTGGCCCTGGTGGCCGTACTCATTCGTACCGGTAACCTGATGAACTCAGAAATCTATGGTGTACAAACATCGCTCCCCTGGGGATTTATTTTTGAGCGCAACGGCGAAACCGTTGCCAAACATCCCACACAGATTTACGAGGCGCTTTGTTACCTGGCCACCTTTGTTCTGCTTTGGCGGATGTACTTTCACACAGTCGATAAGAGGAACCGTCCCGGTTTCCTGTTGGGGGTATTCTTTATCTGCATTTTTACCGCCCGTTTCTTTATCGAATTCATCAAGGAAAACCAGGAACCGTTTGAAGCACACATGCTGTTGAATATGGGACAATTGCTCAGTATCCCGTTTGTCTTAGCAGGAATAATACTGGTAGTCCGCGCACTGAAGCGACCGCTGAAGATATACAAGAATTAA